From a region of the Hymenobacter jejuensis genome:
- a CDS encoding glycosyltransferase family 2 protein, which produces MATLGSSAETAVASCADVAVVILNWNGQELLRQFLPSVLANSDGARIVVADNASTDASVAVLQKEFPSVHIIQNSSNLGFCEGYNQALQQVAEPYYVLLNSDVAVTPGWLRPLRSLLEERPEVAACQPKIRAFHDPERFEYAGAGGGYLDRLGYPFCRGRLFDTLEIDRGQYDDARPVAWATGACMMVRASAWHAQGGLEKAFFAHMEEIDLCWRLQNAGLEVWYHGGSTVYHVGGGTLHKSNPRKTYLNYRNGLALVYKNTAEAELLGTMISRVILDWVAALRSLLQGAAAEAGAILRAHRDFYNQLTYWKLQRKASLHKLRTAERQGVFNGSLVWAYFAQGKRTFGELQIPDRTALTAHGAAHVHPER; this is translated from the coding sequence TTGGCAACTTTGGGCTCTAGTGCGGAGACGGCGGTGGCTTCGTGCGCCGATGTGGCCGTGGTGATTCTGAATTGGAATGGGCAGGAACTGCTGCGGCAGTTCCTGCCTTCTGTTTTGGCCAATTCCGACGGCGCCCGCATTGTAGTGGCCGACAACGCCTCCACTGACGCTTCCGTAGCCGTGCTACAAAAAGAATTTCCGTCTGTTCATATCATTCAGAATAGCAGCAACTTAGGGTTTTGCGAAGGCTACAACCAGGCTTTGCAGCAGGTAGCCGAGCCGTATTACGTGCTGCTCAACTCCGATGTAGCCGTCACGCCGGGGTGGCTGCGACCGTTGCGCTCGTTGCTGGAAGAGCGGCCGGAAGTGGCCGCTTGCCAGCCCAAAATCCGAGCGTTTCACGACCCCGAGCGCTTCGAATACGCCGGTGCCGGCGGCGGTTACCTCGACCGCCTGGGTTATCCGTTTTGCCGCGGCCGTCTCTTTGATACACTGGAAATCGACCGTGGCCAGTACGACGATGCGCGGCCGGTGGCATGGGCCACGGGTGCGTGCATGATGGTACGGGCTTCGGCCTGGCACGCCCAAGGCGGCCTCGAAAAGGCATTTTTTGCCCACATGGAAGAAATCGACCTGTGCTGGCGACTGCAAAATGCCGGCCTGGAAGTGTGGTATCATGGCGGCAGCACGGTGTACCACGTTGGGGGTGGCACACTGCACAAGTCCAACCCGCGCAAAACCTACCTGAACTACCGCAACGGCTTGGCGCTGGTGTATAAGAATACGGCTGAAGCTGAGCTACTTGGCACCATGATCAGCCGAGTGATATTGGATTGGGTGGCCGCGTTGCGCTCTTTGCTGCAAGGCGCAGCCGCGGAGGCAGGCGCTATTCTGCGTGCGCACCGCGACTTTTATAACCAATTGACTTACTGGAAGTTACAGCGCAAAGCTTCCCTTCACAAACTACGCACGGCTGAGCGGCAGGGCGTATTCAATGGCAGCTTGGTGTGGGCGTATTTTGCCCAGGGCAAACGGACGTTCGGCGAGTTACAGATCCCAGACCGTACTGCGCTGACGGCGCATGGCGCGGCGCACGTTCATCCAGAACGCTAG
- a CDS encoding YbaB/EbfC family nucleoid-associated protein, with product MFDMMGMMGKVKELQDKMKQAQNELQFLTATAESGGGLVKATANGQRHLLKLEIDESLLTPQDRDMLADLVVAAVNKALDDVSEKAKEELKNKTSGLLPNIPGLDLGNFGL from the coding sequence ATGTTTGATATGATGGGCATGATGGGCAAGGTCAAAGAGCTTCAGGACAAAATGAAGCAGGCCCAGAATGAGTTGCAGTTTCTGACTGCCACCGCTGAGTCGGGCGGCGGGCTGGTAAAGGCCACGGCCAACGGCCAACGCCACCTGCTGAAACTGGAAATCGACGAATCGCTCCTCACCCCCCAAGACCGCGACATGCTCGCCGACCTCGTGGTAGCGGCCGTGAACAAGGCCCTGGATGACGTGTCGGAAAAAGCGAAGGAAGAACTCAAAAACAAGACCTCCGGGCTGCTGCCCAATATTCCGGGTCTCGATCTTGGCAACTTTGGGCTCTAG
- the pcaF gene encoding 3-oxoadipyl-CoA thiolase has product MNQAFIVDGIRTPIGNFGGTLAAVRPDDLAALVIQELLRRNPSVDPAGIADVILGCANQAGEDNRNVARMALLLAGLPTSVPGETVNRLCASGLSASIAAARAIQAGDGDLFVAGGVENMTRGPLVISKASTAFGRDSLMQDSSFGWRFVNPKMEELYGTDAMGETAENLAERDHISREDQDKFAYESHQRAGKARDSGRFAEEIVPVPIPQRKGEPVLFEHDEFIKSNTTLDGLAKLRPAFRKNGTVTAGNSSGLNDGAAALLLASEAGLKQHNLTPRARIVAMGVAGVEPRYMGIGPVPASQMALKKAGLTLNDIDLVEFNEAFAAQTLACSRALGLEDNDPRINPNGGAIALGHPLGMSGARILNTAALELHKQNKQRALVTMCVGVGQGYAVIIERA; this is encoded by the coding sequence ATGAATCAAGCATTTATAGTTGACGGAATTCGTACTCCCATTGGCAACTTCGGAGGCACGTTGGCAGCGGTCCGCCCCGACGACCTGGCCGCACTCGTCATCCAGGAGCTGCTGCGCCGCAATCCGTCGGTGGACCCGGCCGGCATTGCCGACGTGATTTTGGGCTGCGCCAACCAAGCGGGCGAAGATAACCGCAACGTGGCCCGCATGGCGCTGTTGCTGGCGGGCTTGCCAACCTCGGTACCCGGCGAAACGGTCAATCGGCTTTGTGCCTCGGGACTGTCGGCTTCCATTGCCGCCGCCCGCGCCATTCAGGCCGGCGACGGCGACTTGTTTGTGGCGGGTGGCGTGGAGAACATGACGCGCGGCCCGCTGGTCATTTCCAAAGCCAGCACGGCTTTCGGGCGCGACTCGTTAATGCAGGATTCCAGCTTCGGCTGGCGCTTCGTCAACCCCAAGATGGAGGAGCTCTATGGCACCGATGCCATGGGCGAAACCGCCGAAAACCTGGCCGAGCGCGACCACATCAGCCGCGAAGACCAGGATAAATTTGCCTACGAATCGCACCAACGGGCCGGAAAGGCGCGCGACAGCGGCCGCTTTGCCGAAGAAATCGTGCCCGTGCCCATTCCCCAGCGCAAAGGAGAACCGGTACTCTTTGAGCACGACGAGTTCATCAAATCGAACACAACCCTGGACGGCTTGGCCAAGCTGCGGCCGGCGTTCCGGAAGAACGGTACCGTAACCGCCGGCAACTCCTCGGGCCTGAACGACGGGGCCGCCGCCTTGCTCTTGGCGTCGGAAGCGGGCCTCAAGCAGCACAACCTCACCCCGCGTGCCCGCATCGTAGCCATGGGCGTGGCCGGTGTGGAACCCCGCTACATGGGCATCGGCCCGGTACCAGCCTCCCAGATGGCGCTCAAAAAAGCCGGCCTGACCCTGAACGACATCGACCTTGTGGAGTTCAACGAAGCCTTCGCCGCGCAGACCTTGGCGTGCAGCCGGGCCCTGGGCCTGGAGGATAACGACCCGCGCATCAACCCCAACGGTGGAGCCATCGCCTTGGGCCACCCGCTGGGCATGAGCGGCGCACGCATTCTCAACACTGCGGCCCTGGAGTTGCACAAACAAAACAAGCAGCGGGCGCTGGTCACGATGTGCGTGGGCGTCGGGCAGGGCTATGCCGTTATTATTGAACGGGCCTAA
- a CDS encoding M48 family metallopeptidase, whose amino-acid sequence MPLVQLAEVEVDLIRKPVRRLRLTVYAPDGRVRVTAPLRMPVALIAEFVTARQTWIRKHQARFAALERPAPLAYASGETHFYQGRGYQLQVHEGAGRPRVALREAEGFLDLYVATGSTPTQRAQVLTAWYRAQLKAQLPALVAQWEPVVGVQAQAWAVKQMKTRWGTCNIQAKRIWLNLELIKRPLACLEYVVVHELVHLHERLHNARFWGLMDQFMPTWRQHKTELNRVLLGSAAGADAD is encoded by the coding sequence ATGCCCCTTGTCCAGCTCGCCGAAGTAGAAGTCGATCTCATCCGCAAGCCCGTCCGACGCCTGCGCCTCACCGTGTATGCTCCTGACGGACGCGTGCGCGTCACGGCCCCCTTGCGCATGCCGGTAGCGCTTATCGCCGAATTTGTGACCGCCCGGCAAACTTGGATTCGGAAGCATCAGGCCCGGTTTGCCGCCCTCGAACGGCCGGCGCCCCTCGCCTACGCATCGGGCGAAACGCATTTCTACCAAGGCCGCGGTTACCAGCTACAGGTCCACGAAGGTGCCGGACGGCCGCGGGTCGCTTTGCGCGAGGCAGAGGGGTTCCTGGACCTGTACGTGGCTACCGGCAGCACCCCTACCCAACGGGCGCAGGTGCTCACAGCTTGGTACCGGGCGCAGTTGAAAGCGCAGTTGCCCGCCCTAGTGGCCCAGTGGGAGCCTGTGGTAGGCGTGCAGGCCCAGGCGTGGGCCGTGAAGCAGATGAAAACGCGTTGGGGCACGTGCAACATTCAGGCAAAGCGCATTTGGCTGAACCTGGAGCTGATCAAACGGCCGCTGGCCTGCCTGGAGTACGTGGTCGTGCACGAGCTGGTGCACCTGCACGAGCGGCTCCACAACGCCCGCTTCTGGGGCCTGATGGATCAGTTTATGCCCACCTGGCGGCAGCACAAGACCGAGCTGAACCGGGTGCTGCTGGGCTCGGCGGCGGGCGCCGATGCCGACTGA
- a CDS encoding DUF3861 domain-containing protein produces MEKRAHRYRLQLEHLSGPQADTPLHEPLTLEFTNHDNIFSIIERQQGKGLFNDKNQEAEFAIGLKMFSEVMLKNRKHPLFEEFGEAFGAFMKKLKATPQVGTSGPENIL; encoded by the coding sequence ATGGAAAAACGAGCGCATCGTTATCGCCTTCAATTAGAGCACTTATCTGGCCCACAAGCCGATACGCCGCTGCACGAACCTCTGACTCTGGAGTTTACCAACCACGACAATATCTTCTCGATCATCGAGCGACAGCAGGGCAAGGGCCTCTTTAATGACAAAAACCAAGAAGCCGAGTTCGCGATTGGCTTGAAGATGTTCAGTGAAGTGATGCTCAAAAACCGCAAGCATCCGCTCTTCGAAGAGTTTGGCGAAGCGTTCGGCGCGTTTATGAAAAAGCTGAAAGCCACTCCGCAAGTCGGCACCTCTGGTCCGGAAAACATACTTTAG
- a CDS encoding TetR/AcrR family transcriptional regulator, whose product MSRKQLIAQTALRLFADRGYEQVSTQLLAKEAGVSEALIFKHFGTKEQLLLSIITTGYQRVVEQVRGRLTEEDALAFVHNMIDLPYELVQKEPAFWKLQARLTEVEFARKQHARFLQPLPALLQKAFEQLGYAQPEQESHLLLLLVETLWKVQAANPQEQMQDMLEFIKTKYGRQK is encoded by the coding sequence ATGAGCCGTAAACAACTGATTGCCCAAACTGCTTTGCGGCTGTTCGCTGACCGTGGCTACGAGCAAGTATCCACACAACTTTTGGCCAAGGAAGCAGGCGTATCGGAAGCCCTGATATTCAAGCACTTCGGCACCAAGGAGCAGCTACTGCTGTCCATCATCACCACGGGCTACCAACGGGTGGTGGAGCAAGTTCGGGGCCGCCTGACGGAAGAAGATGCCTTGGCGTTCGTGCACAACATGATCGATTTGCCCTACGAGTTGGTGCAGAAGGAGCCCGCATTCTGGAAGCTACAGGCCCGCCTGACGGAAGTTGAATTTGCGCGCAAGCAGCACGCCCGGTTTTTGCAGCCCTTGCCCGCGTTACTCCAAAAAGCGTTCGAGCAACTAGGGTATGCGCAGCCCGAGCAGGAATCCCACTTGCTACTGCTGCTCGTGGAAACCCTGTGGAAAGTACAGGCAGCCAACCCACAGGAGCAGATGCAGGACATGCTGGAGTTTATCAAAACCAAGTATGGCCGCCAAAAGTAG
- a CDS encoding PspC domain-containing protein yields MKKITNFIEKQSFGVCSALGDRLGFSSSSIRLSFVYASFFTFGSPIVLYFALAFWMNVRRAMRRQRSTVWDL; encoded by the coding sequence ATGAAAAAAATCACGAACTTCATTGAGAAGCAGAGCTTCGGAGTCTGCAGCGCCTTGGGGGACCGTCTTGGCTTCTCGTCTAGCAGCATACGGCTGTCTTTTGTGTACGCCTCGTTTTTCACTTTTGGGTCGCCCATCGTCCTGTACTTTGCCCTAGCGTTCTGGATGAACGTGCGCCGCGCCATGCGCCGTCAGCGCAGTACGGTCTGGGATCTGTAA
- a CDS encoding cupin domain-containing protein has product MNRNHFLQACLATGALLAFPMTLAARAMRRPRVSKGFAVKATEDRFNQPMSLFEGDTFLTKIATADTDGDLYVFESRRVKEGGPAHHYHFTQDEWWYVLAGEFLIKVGDTIYEAKAGDSVFGPRMVPHSFAKVGASEGRLLMIFQPAGKMEECFRKISQGVTRNMSEAEQDAFREAHGFKRVGPPLRQPKRMVDR; this is encoded by the coding sequence ATGAATCGAAACCATTTTTTGCAGGCCTGCTTGGCTACCGGGGCACTGCTGGCATTCCCTATGACGCTGGCGGCGCGGGCAATGCGTCGCCCTCGGGTAAGCAAAGGTTTTGCTGTGAAGGCCACCGAAGACCGGTTCAACCAGCCCATGTCTCTGTTCGAAGGCGACACTTTCCTGACCAAAATAGCCACCGCCGATACAGACGGCGACCTCTACGTATTTGAGTCGCGCCGCGTGAAAGAGGGCGGGCCAGCGCACCATTACCATTTCACCCAAGACGAATGGTGGTACGTACTAGCCGGCGAGTTCCTCATCAAAGTGGGCGATACGATTTACGAAGCCAAAGCCGGCGACAGCGTGTTTGGGCCGCGCATGGTGCCGCATAGTTTCGCCAAAGTAGGCGCCAGCGAAGGCCGGTTGCTGATGATTTTTCAGCCCGCCGGCAAGATGGAGGAGTGCTTCCGCAAAATCAGCCAGGGCGTCACGCGCAACATGTCCGAAGCCGAGCAGGATGCCTTTCGCGAGGCGCACGGCTTTAAGCGCGTCGGCCCTCCGCTCCGGCAACCCAAGCGCATGGTTGACAGATGA
- a CDS encoding DUF5996 family protein, producing MSVSSATSPWPALPADAWTATRETLHRWTQIVGKTRLALSPMLNHWWQVPLYVTPRGLSTGPMPYAAGSCEVVFDFRQHTLRVHTCAGRSLEMELYPRSVADFYRHYRALLREAGIAVRLWPVPVEVEDVTPFAEDQHHNAYDAAAVGRFWDVMLSVDRRLHEFRARFTGKCSPVHFFWGSFDMAVTRFSGRPAPPHPGGLPHLADWVTRESYSAEQIAAGWWPGGNGQEAAFYSYAYPALPELATAKVEPAEAFYSSEMGEFFLPYEAARMTTNPQQAVLDFLQSTYAAAADLAHWDRAALERP from the coding sequence ATGAGTGTTTCCTCCGCTACTTCCCCTTGGCCAGCGCTGCCGGCAGATGCCTGGACGGCCACACGCGAGACGCTGCACCGGTGGACCCAAATCGTGGGCAAAACCCGCCTGGCCCTGAGCCCCATGCTCAACCACTGGTGGCAGGTACCGCTCTACGTGACGCCCCGCGGCCTGTCCACTGGTCCCATGCCCTACGCAGCGGGCTCCTGCGAGGTAGTGTTCGACTTCCGTCAGCACACGTTGCGGGTGCACACCTGCGCCGGGCGCAGCCTAGAAATGGAGCTTTACCCCCGCTCGGTAGCCGATTTCTACCGCCACTACCGCGCCCTGCTACGCGAGGCTGGCATTGCCGTCAGGCTCTGGCCCGTGCCCGTGGAGGTCGAAGACGTAACGCCCTTCGCCGAAGACCAGCATCATAATGCTTATGACGCGGCTGCTGTGGGCCGCTTCTGGGACGTGATGCTCTCCGTAGATCGGCGGCTGCACGAGTTTCGGGCGCGCTTCACGGGGAAGTGCAGCCCGGTACACTTTTTCTGGGGCAGCTTCGATATGGCCGTGACCCGCTTTTCGGGTCGGCCGGCGCCCCCGCACCCCGGCGGTCTGCCTCACCTAGCCGATTGGGTCACGCGCGAGTCGTACTCCGCCGAACAAATTGCGGCCGGCTGGTGGCCGGGCGGCAACGGGCAAGAGGCCGCCTTCTACAGCTATGCCTACCCCGCCCTTCCCGAACTGGCCACCGCTAAGGTTGAGCCCGCCGAGGCGTTTTATAGCTCGGAAATGGGCGAGTTCTTTCTGCCCTACGAAGCAGCCCGCATGACAACCAACCCGCAGCAGGCCGTGCTCGACTTCCTACAAAGCACTTACGCGGCCGCCGCTGACCTTGCCCACTGGGACCGGGCCGCATTGGAACGCCCCTGA
- a CDS encoding 3-oxoacid CoA-transferase: MKAVPQVSVAQAAAMVKDGDTLLQGGFGMTGNPVHLMHALAETATKNLTFIGNNVGEPGLGGGRLLRNGQISKMIGSFFTSNPDAVKAAQSGTVAYELLPQGTLAEAIRAGGAGIGGFYTPTAAGTLITQGLETKVLDGVEQVFVKSIRGNVAFIRAWKADTAGNLVYRMTEQNFNRAMATAADLVIAEVEEIVPVGSLEPSSIHTPGCFVDYLVQATLTPEDLGSSVSVSAAKRVDEPRLNMARRALAELRPGDVVNLGIGIPTLVADLIEPEHGIILHTENGMLGVGPAPSDGGGAMDYPVNAGKIPVTALPGSSYFDSTDSFGMIRGRHVDVAIMGGLEVDEAANLANWAVPGKPLLGVGGAMDLARGAKRLIITMTHTNPDGTSKLVPACTLPLTASGVVDLVITDLAVFGFEEGQLTLLELMPGATLAEVRAKTSAQFQERVTELHL; encoded by the coding sequence ATGAAAGCGGTACCCCAAGTGAGCGTAGCCCAAGCGGCGGCGATGGTGAAGGATGGCGATACGCTGTTGCAAGGGGGTTTTGGCATGACCGGCAACCCCGTGCACCTGATGCACGCCTTGGCCGAAACGGCCACCAAGAACCTGACCTTTATCGGCAACAACGTAGGCGAACCTGGATTGGGCGGCGGGCGCTTGCTGCGCAACGGCCAGATTAGCAAGATGATCGGCTCGTTTTTCACCAGCAACCCCGACGCCGTCAAAGCGGCTCAGTCGGGCACAGTCGCGTATGAATTGCTGCCCCAGGGCACGCTGGCCGAAGCCATCCGCGCTGGTGGGGCGGGCATTGGCGGCTTCTACACCCCCACGGCGGCGGGCACGCTGATCACGCAGGGCCTCGAAACCAAGGTGCTCGACGGCGTGGAGCAGGTATTTGTGAAAAGCATTCGAGGTAATGTGGCCTTTATCCGGGCCTGGAAAGCCGACACAGCAGGCAATCTCGTCTACCGCATGACGGAGCAAAACTTCAACCGGGCCATGGCCACGGCCGCCGATCTGGTGATTGCTGAAGTCGAAGAAATTGTGCCCGTGGGTTCTCTCGAACCCAGTAGCATTCACACGCCCGGCTGCTTTGTCGATTACTTGGTGCAAGCCACGCTCACGCCCGAAGATTTGGGTAGCTCCGTGTCGGTTAGCGCGGCGAAACGGGTGGATGAGCCGCGCCTGAACATGGCCCGCCGCGCCCTGGCCGAGCTGCGCCCCGGCGACGTGGTGAACCTGGGCATTGGCATTCCGACGCTCGTAGCCGACTTAATCGAGCCAGAGCACGGCATCATTCTGCACACCGAAAACGGCATGCTCGGCGTCGGCCCCGCTCCCTCCGACGGCGGGGGCGCCATGGACTATCCCGTCAACGCTGGCAAGATTCCGGTGACGGCGCTGCCGGGCAGCAGTTATTTCGACAGCACCGATTCCTTCGGGATGATCCGGGGGCGGCATGTGGACGTGGCCATCATGGGCGGCCTCGAAGTAGACGAAGCAGCGAACTTGGCCAACTGGGCCGTGCCGGGCAAACCACTGCTGGGCGTGGGCGGCGCCATGGATCTGGCCCGCGGCGCCAAACGCCTCATCATCACCATGACGCATACCAACCCGGATGGCACTTCCAAGCTTGTGCCGGCTTGTACGCTACCACTGACCGCGTCCGGTGTGGTTGATTTGGTCATTACTGACTTGGCCGTGTTTGGCTTTGAGGAAGGCCAGCTTACTCTATTGGAATTGATGCCAGGTGCTACCTTGGCGGAAGTTCGGGCCAAAACCAGCGCCCAGTTCCAGGAACGGGTGACCGAGCTTCATTTATAA
- a CDS encoding NADP-dependent malic enzyme → MNEKIRPEDALLYHAQGRPGKLEVIPTKAYSTQRDLSLAYSPGVAEPCLAIADNPEDVYKYTAKGNLVAVISNGTAVLGLGDIGPAASKPVMEGKGLLFKIYADIDVFDLELNTKDVDEFVRTVKLLEPTFGGINLEDIKAPECFEIEERLKQELNIPIMHDDQHGTAIISAAALLNALELVGKNIAEVRILINGAGASAISCTKLYLALGARAENVVMCDSQGVIRSDRPDLDVRKRQFATARDLQTLEEAFEGADVFVGLSKGNVVTQSMVRAMADNPIVFAMANPTPEISYEEAVAARPDLIMATGRSDYPNQVNNVLGFPYIFRGALDVRATEINEAMKLAAVRALADLAKKSVPDAVNMAYGTDNLLFGRDYIIPKPVDPRLLGTVAPAVAKAAMESGVAQAPITDWDAYQGQLARRLGQDTRISRVILGKAKANPKRVVFADAENLKVLKAAQQVKDAGIALPILLGNPDVIQRLMAQNHLELGNTPVLDPRAPEQAALVQRFADLFYQQRHGKGVSAPEARELMQARTYFGAMMVETGEADALISGLTRKYPDTIRPALQVIGREPGVKKVSGMYILLTKRGPLFFSDTTVNFDPTAEELVEITEMTARAVQRFNIKPRIALVTYSNFGSAKGADAEKMQQAVQLLQQKHPDLLVDGEIQAHLAFDTELLRQNHPLSKLVEEGANTLIFPNLSAANIAYNLMRSAAGFEAIGPILLGLRKPVHVLQLGSSEREIVNMVAIAVVEAQDQA, encoded by the coding sequence ATGAACGAGAAAATCCGGCCCGAAGATGCCCTCCTCTACCACGCGCAAGGCCGCCCCGGCAAGCTCGAAGTCATCCCGACGAAAGCCTATAGCACCCAACGCGATTTGTCGCTGGCGTACTCGCCTGGCGTAGCGGAGCCGTGCCTGGCCATTGCCGACAACCCCGAAGACGTGTATAAATACACGGCCAAGGGCAACCTGGTCGCCGTTATCAGCAACGGCACGGCCGTGCTGGGGCTGGGCGACATTGGGCCGGCAGCCAGCAAGCCCGTCATGGAAGGCAAAGGCCTCTTGTTCAAGATTTACGCCGATATCGATGTATTTGATTTAGAGCTCAATACCAAAGACGTTGACGAATTCGTGCGCACGGTAAAGCTCTTGGAGCCCACCTTCGGCGGCATTAACCTGGAAGACATCAAGGCGCCGGAATGTTTCGAGATCGAGGAACGGCTCAAACAAGAGCTGAACATCCCCATCATGCACGACGATCAGCACGGCACGGCCATTATTTCGGCCGCGGCGCTGCTCAATGCGCTGGAGCTGGTGGGCAAAAACATCGCCGAGGTTCGCATTCTCATCAACGGGGCGGGCGCGTCGGCCATTTCCTGCACCAAGCTTTACCTAGCCCTGGGCGCGCGGGCCGAGAACGTGGTGATGTGCGACAGCCAAGGCGTAATCCGGTCCGACCGGCCGGATCTCGACGTGCGCAAGCGGCAGTTCGCTACCGCGCGTGACCTGCAAACGCTGGAAGAAGCGTTTGAGGGGGCCGATGTGTTCGTGGGCTTGTCGAAAGGTAACGTAGTGACACAGAGCATGGTACGCGCCATGGCCGACAACCCGATTGTTTTTGCCATGGCCAACCCGACGCCGGAGATCAGCTACGAGGAAGCCGTGGCAGCCCGCCCCGACCTCATCATGGCTACCGGCCGCTCCGACTATCCCAACCAAGTCAACAACGTGCTGGGCTTTCCCTACATCTTCCGCGGAGCCCTGGACGTGCGCGCCACCGAGATCAACGAAGCCATGAAACTGGCGGCCGTGCGCGCCTTGGCGGATCTGGCCAAGAAATCGGTGCCCGACGCAGTAAACATGGCCTATGGAACTGATAATCTGTTGTTTGGCCGCGACTACATCATACCGAAGCCGGTTGACCCGCGTTTGCTGGGCACCGTAGCTCCGGCCGTTGCGAAGGCGGCTATGGAATCGGGCGTAGCTCAGGCTCCCATCACCGATTGGGATGCGTACCAAGGCCAACTGGCCCGTCGCCTGGGGCAGGACACGCGCATTTCCCGTGTCATTCTGGGCAAAGCCAAAGCCAACCCCAAGCGCGTCGTCTTTGCGGATGCCGAAAATCTGAAGGTGCTCAAAGCGGCCCAACAGGTCAAGGACGCTGGCATTGCCCTGCCCATTTTACTAGGCAACCCAGACGTGATCCAGCGCCTGATGGCGCAAAATCACTTGGAGCTGGGCAACACACCCGTGCTGGACCCGCGCGCGCCGGAGCAGGCGGCACTCGTGCAGCGGTTCGCCGACTTGTTTTATCAGCAACGGCACGGCAAAGGCGTCAGTGCGCCGGAAGCGCGGGAGCTGATGCAGGCGCGCACCTATTTCGGCGCCATGATGGTGGAAACCGGCGAGGCCGACGCCCTGATTTCGGGCCTCACGCGCAAGTACCCCGACACAATCCGGCCGGCTCTGCAAGTCATCGGCCGCGAGCCTGGGGTGAAGAAGGTGTCGGGCATGTACATCCTGCTCACCAAGCGCGGACCGCTGTTTTTTTCGGATACCACGGTGAATTTCGATCCGACGGCCGAGGAGTTGGTGGAAATCACGGAAATGACGGCCCGCGCCGTGCAGCGCTTCAACATCAAGCCGCGGATTGCGCTGGTCACCTACTCCAACTTCGGCAGCGCCAAAGGAGCCGATGCCGAAAAGATGCAACAGGCCGTGCAGCTACTGCAACAGAAGCACCCTGATCTGCTCGTAGACGGCGAAATCCAGGCGCATTTGGCCTTCGACACCGAGTTACTGCGGCAGAATCACCCGCTGAGCAAGCTCGTGGAAGAAGGCGCCAATACGCTCATTTTTCCTAATCTATCGGCCGCTAACATCGCCTACAACCTCATGCGGTCTGCGGCCGGCTTTGAGGCCATCGGGCCCATTTTGCTGGGTTTGCGCAAGCCGGTGCACGTGCTTCAATTGGGCTCGTCGGAACGCGAAATCGTCAACATGGTCGCCATTGCCGTGGTCGAAGCGCAGGATCAGGCCTGA